In Zingiber officinale cultivar Zhangliang chromosome 6A, Zo_v1.1, whole genome shotgun sequence, a single genomic region encodes these proteins:
- the LOC121994183 gene encoding pectin acetylesterase 7-like — translation MFDPKSRAWIVPSLCLISLLVSLEVDGSPAPMILLESAVAKGAVCLDGSPPAYHFLPGSGSGVNSWLVFMEGGGWCRNVTECVERTGNFRGSSKFMKELSFSGILGDNQKTNPDFYNWNRIKIRYCDGSSFTGDVEAVDPATNLHYRGARVWHAIIDDLLAKGMNKAENALLSGCSAGGLASILHCDDFRSLLPSSANVKCFSDAGYFIDAKDISGADSVKSLYTDVVNLHGSTKNLPSSCNSMETPSRCFFPQYVMPTMSTPLFILNSAYDSWQIMNILVPSSADPGQAWAECKLDIKKCSSSQLQTLQGFRSQFLQALPTSNSTGMFIISCHTHCQSGGRPTWQDVDSPMIENTTIAKAVGDWYNDRSAVRKIDCEYPCNSSCPNITNE, via the exons ATGTTTGATCCTAAATCAAGAGCATGGATCGTTCCTTCACTCTGCTTAATCTCCTTACTGGTCTCCCTAGAAGTCGACGGAAGTCCTGCGCCAATGATTCTCTTAGAAAGTGCAGTGGCCAAAGGAGCAG TATGTCTGGATGGAAGTCCCCCAGCATATCATTTTTTACCTGGTTCTGGTTCTGGTGTGAATAGTTGGTTGGTTTTCATGGAG GGAGGAGGATGGTGCAGGAACGTTACAGAGTGTGTCGAACGAACAGGTAATTTCAGAGGTTCATCTAAGTTTATGAAGGAGCTCTCATTCTCTGGCATTTTAGGAGACAATCAGAAAACCAATCCTG ACTTCTATAACTGGAATAGGATCAAGATTCGATACTGTGACGGCTCATCTTTTACTGGGGATGTAGAAGCAGTCGATCCA GCTACAAATCTTCACTATAGAGGAGCCAGGGTTTGGCATGCCATTATCGACGATCTATTAGCAAAGGGGATGAACAAAGCCGAAAAT GCACTACTTTCTGGTTGTTCAGCAGGGGGACTGGCTTCCATTCTACACTGTGACGACTTCCGCAGTCTTTTACCATCAAGCGCGAATGTTAAATGCTTTTCTGATGCTGGTTACTTTATCGATGC GAAAGATATATCTGGAGCAGACTCTGTCAAGTCCCTTTATACTGATGTTGTCAACCTTCAT GGGTCGACGAAGAATTTGCCGTCTTCTTGCAATTCGATGGAAACTCCAAGCAGGTGCTTCTTCCCACAGTATGTGATGCCTACGATGAGCACTCCCCTTTTCATACTTAACTCAGCCTATGATTCATGGCAG ATCATGAATATTTTAGTTCCAAGTTCTGCGGATCCTGGACAAGCTTGGGCAGAGTGCAAGCTTGATATTAAGAAGTGCTCTTCATCTCAACTGCAGACATTGCAAG GTTTCAGGTCGCAGTTTCTGCAAGCATTGCCAACCAGCAACTCCACAGGCATGTTCATAATCTCCTGCCATACTCATTGCCAGTCAGGAGGTCGGCCAACATGGCAAGATGTTGATTCTCCAATGATTGAAAACACT ACGATTGCCAAAGCTGTAGGGGACTGGTACAATGATCGGAGTGCCGTGAGAAAGATCGATTGCGAGTATCCATGCAACTCTTCATGTCCAAACATCACTAATGAGTGA